The following nucleotide sequence is from Azoarcus sp. CIB.
CGACATAGACGCCGGTCACTTCGCCGCGGCGCAGAATCGCACCGGCGGGAACCGCGATGCGCGAGCCTTCGCCGGTCGCGAAATGCACGCGCGCGAAGGTCCCCGGCACGAGGCCTTCGGCGTTCGCCGGCAGGTCCACGCGCACGCGCACGGTGTGCGTGCGCGGATCGGCCGCCGGCAACACGGTGACGCTCGCGGCATCGAGCCAACGGCCCGAATCGGGCAGCTCGACGCGCGCCCGGATCTGCCCGGGCGCGAGGCCGGCGAGGCGCTGCTGCGGCACATCGACCACGGCACGCATCGCCGCGGGGTCGTACACGGTCACGAGTTGCCGGCCCGGCTGCGCCATCTCGCCCAGTTCGACGTGGCGCGCCGCGACCAGCCCCGCGAGCGGCGCGACGATCGTCGTGTAGCCCTGCACCGTCGCCGCCTGGCCGCGTCCCGCGCGCGCCGCGCGCAGCTGGGCCTCGGCCGCATCGAAAGACGCCTTGGCCTGGTCGAGCGCCGACTGGCTGACGAACTTGCGCTCGACGAGGCTCTTCGTCCGCTCGTAGGCTGCTTTCGCGTTGATCTGGTTGGCCTGCGCCTGCGCGATGCCGGCTTCGGCGCCGGCGACGGCCTGGCTCGCCTCGGCGGCGTCGATGCGCAGCAGCACCTGCCCCTTTGCGACGCGGTCGCCGGCATCGACCTTGAGTTCGACGATGCGCCCCGGCACCTGGGCCGCGAGCGTGGCCTGATGCACCGCCTCCAGCGTGGCCTCGGCGGGATGAGTCAGGCCGACCGCACGCGCTTCGATGCGCTGCGTCGGCACCTGCGCCTGCGCCAGACTTGCAACGACCAGCGCAAGCGCAGGCAACACGATCCGGATGATGGAATATCTCGTCATAAATATAAGTATATTCTTATATTAAGACGAGTCAAGGGTCGGAACACAGGTTCGTAGGGCGGATGAGCCGTAGGCGTTATCCGCCGAATGAAGTGCATCCGTCGCCCGGTACATACGGCGGAAGGCGCTACGCTTTTCCGCCCTACGATTGCGTATGTGGTACCGGGCTGTTCAATCCCCGGCGGAGGCCGCCCCACTGCAACCCAACGCGTAGCTCGCCATCGCGGCGATCACGCCGTCCGCCTCGCCGACGGCCGGTGCGAGCGTGATCTCGCAGCCGGCGTGAAGCGCGCGTGCGGCGCCGATGAGCTTGGGCACGTCGCTTTTCAGGTGCCCGCCCTGGGCGATGAACATCGGCACGACGGTGACATGCCGGATGCCGTCGTGCGCCAGCGCGGCAATCGCGTCTTCGAGCGTCGGCATCATGAATTCGAGGAAGGCCAGTTCGACGCGCAGCCCCGGCGCCTGCGTGTGCAGATGATCGCGCGTGCGCTGCATCGGCCGCGCCCATTCGGGATCGCGGGCGCC
It contains:
- a CDS encoding efflux RND transporter periplasmic adaptor subunit, coding for MTRYSIIRIVLPALALVVASLAQAQVPTQRIEARAVGLTHPAEATLEAVHQATLAAQVPGRIVELKVDAGDRVAKGQVLLRIDAAEASQAVAGAEAGIAQAQANQINAKAAYERTKSLVERKFVSQSALDQAKASFDAAEAQLRAARAGRGQAATVQGYTTIVAPLAGLVAARHVELGEMAQPGRQLVTVYDPAAMRAVVDVPQQRLAGLAPGQIRARVELPDSGRWLDAASVTVLPAADPRTHTVRVRVDLPANAEGLVPGTFARVHFATGEGSRIAVPAGAILRRGEVTGVYVADGKGGFALRQIRAGEPLADGSVEVLAGLVGGEEVALDPVQAGIVMRAARNGAAR
- a CDS encoding CbiX/SirB N-terminal domain-containing protein, with product MSDAHAVVLFGHGARDPEWARPMQRTRDHLHTQAPGLRVELAFLEFMMPTLEDAIAALAHDGIRHVTVVPMFIAQGGHLKSDVPKLIGAARALHAGCEITLAPAVGEADGVIAAMASYALGCSGAASAGD